The Lactuca sativa cultivar Salinas chromosome 2, Lsat_Salinas_v11, whole genome shotgun sequence genome includes a window with the following:
- the LOC111879844 gene encoding uncharacterized protein LOC111879844: MVFSLNSFVGFTSTAKHQNVPRECIGLKASHFPSSSTSLVFSRRPIHTRNQRPLSVSNSDRVTTETTEKTSEIPEVSISINQSLPTSEVDPIKKTQPDEAASNGSISSPSESEPKRSKLTAREKLKAARVRSRSSEPKPVKKAEMGSKVLEALRENDRISGKMRSGLPEAPTNLFDDSKRGMPKKGLTFELPVGWDVFLIILSVVLISTIMFTTTFIVWKVGAIHFNEN, encoded by the exons ATGGTTTTCTCTTTGAATTCATTCGTCGGCTTCACTTCGACG GCTAAGCATCAAAATGTCCCAAGAGAGTGCATAGGCCTGAAAGCTAGCCATTTCCCCTCTTCTTCTACATCACTTGTTTTCAGTAGAAGACCAATACATACAAGAAATCAAAGACCTCTTTCAGTTTCAAACAGTGATAGGGTTACAACAGAAACCACCGAAAAGACATCAGAAATTCCTGAAGTTTCCATTTCCATCAATCAGTCACTGCCCACTTCCGAAGTTGATCCTATCAAAAAGACACAACCCGATGAGGCTGCTTCTAATGGATCCATATCTTCTCCCTCTGAATCCGAACCAAAAAGATCAAAACTAACAGCAAGAGAGAAGCTAAAAGCGGCTAGGGTTCGCAGCAGATCCTCAGAACCAAAACCAGTTAAAAAAGCAGAGATGGGAAGCAAAGTGTTGGAAGCTTTGAGGGAAAACGATAGAATATCAGGGAAGATGAGATCAGGTCTTCCAGAAGCACCAACAAATTTGTTTGATGACAGCAAACGTGGAATGCCCAAAAAGGGGCTGACATTTGAGCTACCAGTTGGATGGGATGTGTTTCTCATTATCCTTTCAGTTGTTTTGATAAGCACTATCATGTTTACAACTACCTTCATTGTTTGGAAGGTGGGTGCCATTCATTTCAACGAGAACTAG